In Streptacidiphilus sp. P02-A3a, the DNA window GCTCACCGCGGGCAGGTCGTCGGCGGCGACCGCCTGGTCGAAGTAGCTGAGGTCGTACTGGTGGTTCGCCTGGCCGTTGTGGCCGACCTCGGCGAGGTTCTTCGGCGCGGTGTGGTGCGGGTTGGACGTGGACTTGTAGTACTGGAACGGGTCGTGGTGCGGGCTGTAGTCCTCGGCCTGGGCGCCGCCGACGTTGGCGTGGGTGGTGCCGCCGCACTTGGCGTAGGTCCCGGCGACCCCGGTGTAGGGGGTGCTGGGGGTGAAGCCGCCCTGGAACCAGCCCCAGGTGACGTCCTTCTTGTTGAGCAGGTCGCCGATGTTCTGGCCGGTCATCTCACCCAGCGCGGAGCCGCTGGTGTGGTCGTTGTCGGCGCAGTCGTCGTAGGCCGGGTCCGGGTCGGCGTTGACGGTGCCGACGCCCTGGGCGTTCGGCGAGTGGACCGTGTACGGGTCCGGCGTGGTGGTCAGGGTCGGGTTGGTGGTGCTGCCGGTGCCGGTCACCGAGACCACGCCGTGGGTCTGGCCCGAGATCAGGTTCAGCGCACCCGGGGTGGACGGCCCGTAGGTGGCGTCGAAGGCGTTGTCGGCCAGCGTGTACTGCTGGGCGTAGTTCCACAGGCCGGTGACGGTGTTGCCGTCGTAGTAGTCCATGGCCAGGCCCGGCGCCCCGTACAGGCCGCCCGAGCAGGTGTCCTTGGAGGTGTTCTGGACGAACAGGTCGTTCTTGCCGCCGTCGAACGCCAGCTGCTCCGGCGTGTAGCTGTGGTTCTGGTCGCAGGTCAGCACCTCGGAGGAGGTGAGCCGGGCCGGCGCGTAGAGGTTCGGGTTCTTGGTCAGCAGACCGGCCGCGGCCTCAGTGTTGATCTTCTTCGGGGTGTTCTTCGCGGCCGTGAACTTCGTGCCGTCGGTGTTCGCCGCCTTCGGGTAGGTGCCGAAGTAGTGGTCGAAGGACACGTTCTCGTCGTAGATGACCACCAGATGCTTGATCGGGGTCGTGGTGGTGGTGTGCCCGGGGGGCTTGGGGCGGTGGTGGTCGCCGCCGTTCCCCGCCCACGCGGTGGACGTCCCCGCCGCAGCGACCAGCGCCGCCGCACCCAGCAGCGCGGCCGCGCGCTGTCCGTGCCGCGCCCTACCCGTTGAAATCGCCATGCCGACCCTCCGCGAACTCATCTTTACGCACAGTCCCACGGGTCACCTGACCCGCATCTCAGCGGGAATCCTGCCGGGCCGCAGCCACGGGCCAAGGTGCCGACGATGAAGCGGACATGAACAGAACGTGAGAAGAATGAGAGAACTCCTGACCCGCCCTGATCCGGCCGCCGGTCACCTCGGGTCGTAGTCGAGGTTGGGGCGCAGCCAGGCCTCGGTCTCGCGCAGGTCGAGACCGCGCCTGCGGGCGTAGTCCTCGACCTGGTCGAGTCCGAGCCGCCCGACGGTGAAGTACTTCGACTCCGGGTGGGCGAAGATCAGCCCGCTGACGCTGGCGGCCGGGGTCATCGCGAAGGACGTGGTCAGGCCCATGCCGACGGCCTCGGCCCGGAGCAGGTCGAACAGCTCCCGCTTCAGGCTGTGGTCGGGGCTGGCCGGGTAGCCGAGGGCCGGGCGGATGCCGCGGAACCGCTCGGCGTGCAGCTCCGCGAGCGCGGGGTCGGCGTCCGGCTCGAACCAGTCGCGCCGGGCCCGCAGGTGGACGTACTCGGCGAAGGCCTCGGCCAGCCGGTCGGCCAGCGCCTTCACCATGATCGACTTGTAGTCGTCCTGTTCCGCCTCGTAGCGCGCGGCCACCGCGTCGGCGCCCTGGATCGAGACCGCGAACCCGCCGAGGTGGTCGCCCTCGGGCGCCAGGTAGTCGGCCAGGCAGCGGTTGGCGCGGCCCTCCGGCTTGGCGGTCTGCTGCCGGAGCATCGGGAACCGCACCCGGTCCAGCACGACGTCGTCGCCCTCGCCGCGGGCGGGCCAGAAGCCGTAGGCGCCGCGGGCCCGGAGCAGGCCGCCGTCGATCAGCTCGTCCAGCAGCGCGTTGCCCTCGTCGAACAGCTCGCGCGCGGCCGGCTGTTCCAGGATCGCCGGGTACTTGCCCTTCAGCTCCCAGGCGAGGAAGAAGAACTGCCAGTCGATCAGCTCCCGCAGCTCGGCCAGGTCGGGCTCGACGGTGCGGACGCCGGTGAAGGCCGGGACCGGCGGCTCGCCGAAGTCGACCCGCTCGCGGTTGGCCCGGGCCTGTTCCAGCGTCAGCAGCGGCTGCTGCCGCCGGGTCTCGTGCAGATCCCGCAGCCGCGCCTGCTCGGCGCGGTTCGCGGTGTCCAGCACCCCGGCCCGGTCGGTGTCGAGCAGGTCGGCGACGACGCCGACGACCCGCGAGGCGTCCAGCACGTGCACGGTGGTGCGGTCGTAGGCGGGGGCGATCCGGACCGCGGTGTGCTGGCGCGAGGTGGTGGCGCCGCCGATCAGCAGCGGGATCTTCAGCCCCCGGCGCTGCATCTCCTCGGCCACCGCGACCATCTGGTCCAGTGAGGGGGTGATCAGGCCGGACAGGCCGACGGCGGCGGCTCCCTCGGCGACCGCGGTGTCCAGGATGGTGGCCGCTGGGACCATCACGCCGAGGTCGACCACCTCGTAGTTGTTGCAGCCGAGGACCACCCCGACGATGTTCTTGCCGATGTCGTGCACGTCGCCCTTGACCGTGGCGAGCACCACCTTGCCGTTGCCGCGCGCGGCCCCGGCGCCGTCCTCCCCGGCCTCGGCCTTGCCCGCCTCGATGTAGGGCTCCAGGTAGGCGACCGAGCGCTTCATCACCCGGGCGCTCTTGACCACCTGCGGCAGGAACATCCGTCCGGAGCCGAACAGGTCGCCGACGATCTTCATCCCGTCCATCAGCGGGCCCTCGATGACGTCCAGCGGACGGGCGGCGCGCTGCCGGGCCTCCTCGGTGTCGTCCACGATGAAGTCCACGATGCCGTGCACCAGCGCGTGCGCCAGCCGCTCCTCGACCGGCGCCTCGCGCCAGGACAGGTCGACCTCGCGCCGGGTGCCGGAGCCGGTGACCTTCCCGGCGTGGGCGACCAGCCGGTCGGTGGCGTCCGGCCGCCGGTCGAAGATCACGTCCTCGACGAGTTCCAGCAGCTCGGCCGGGAGGTCCTGGTAGACCGCCAGCTGGCCGGCGTTGACGATACCCATGTCCAGGCCCGCGGCCACGGCGTGGAACAGGAACGCCGAGTGCATGGCCTCGCGGATGACGTCGTTGCCCCGGAACGAGAAGGACAGGTTGGAGATGCCGCCGCTGGTGCGGGCGCCCGGGCAGCGCCGCTTGATCAGCGGCAGCGCCTCGATGAAGGCCTTGGCGTAGCCGTTGTGCTCGGCGATGCCGGTGGCCACGGCCAGCACGTTCGGGTCGAAGATGATGTCCTCGGCGGCGAACCCGGCCCGCTGGGTGAGCAGGTCGTAGGCGCGCCCGCAGATCTCGACCTTGCGGGCGACGGTGTCGGCCTGGCCCTGCTCGTCGAAGGCCATCACCACCGCGCCCGCGCCGTAGGAGCGGATCTTCCGGGCCTGCTCCAGGAAGGGCTGCTCCCCCTCCTTGAGGCTGATCGAGTTGACCACGCCCTTGCCCTGGACGCACTTGAGGCCCGCTTCCAGGACGCTCCACCGGGAGCTGTCGACCATGATCGGGATCCGGGCGACCTCGGGCTCGGTGGCGATCAGGTTGAGGAAGGTGGTCATCGCCTGCTCGCTGTCGAGCAGGTCGGCGTCCATGTTGACGTCGAGCAGGTTGGCGCCGCCGCGGACCTGCTCCAGCGCCACGTTGACGGCCGCCTGGTGGTCGTTGCCCTCGATCAGCTTGCGGAACTTGGCCGAGCCGGTGACGTTGGTGCGCTCACCGATCATCACGAAGCCGGTGTCCGGGCCGATCTCGAAGGGTTCCAGGCCGCTGAACCGGCTCGCGGTCCGGGCCGCGGGGGCGGTGCGCGGCGGCAGCCCGGCCACGGCCTCGGCGATCCGGCCGATGTGCGCCGGGGTGGTGCCGCAGCAGCCGCCGACGATGTCGACCAGCCCGGCGGCGGCGAACTCACCGACCAGCCGCCCGGTCACCTCCGGCGTCTGGTCGTAGCCGCCGAAGGCGTTCGGCAGGCCCGCGTTGGGGTGGCAGGCGACGTGGGTGTCGGCGAGCCGGGCCAGCTCGACCAGGTGCGGCCGGATCTCGTCCGCACCGAGGGAGCAGTTCAGGCCGACCACCAGCGGCTTCGCGTGCTCGACCGAGTCCCAGAAGGCCTCGACGGTCTGCCCGGACAGGGTCCGGCCGCTGAGGTCGACGATGGTCACCGAGATCCACAGCGGCAGCTCCGGGGTGACCTCGCGGGCCGCGGCGATCGCGGCCTTGGCGTTGAGCGTGTCGAAGATCGTCTCGATCATCAGCAGGTCGACGCCGCCCTCCCGCAGGGCCAGGAACTGCTCGGCGTAGGCGTCGAAGACCTGGTCGTAGGAGACCGCCCGGTAGGCCGGGTCGTCCACCTTCGGGGAGAGCGACAGGGTGACGTTGAGCGGGCCGACCGAGCCCGCGACGAAGCGTCCGCCGAACTCGTCGGCGGCCTGCCGGGCGAGCCGGGCGCCCCGCACGTTCATCTCCCGGACCAGGCCCTCCAGCCCGTAGTCGGCCTGGCCGATGCCGGTGGCGGTGAAGGTGTTGGTGGTGGTGATGTCGGCACCGGCGGCCAGGTACTGCCGGTGCACGTCGAGGATGACGTCGGGCCGGGTCAGGTTCAGCAGGTCCGGGTCGCCGGTGACGTCCCGCGGGTGGTCCGCCGGGATCAGCCCGCCCCGGTAGTCGGCGGGCGTGAGCGCGACCCCCTGCAACATGGTGCCCCAGGCGCCGTCCAGCACGGCCACCCGCTGCGCCAGCAGCTCCCGCAACCTGGTCTCGGACGATTTCTCCACCAGCCACCTCCCACGTATCCGGGGAGGCGCCCTTGAGTCGTCGGGAGAGCCGAGCGTGGCGGGCAGCAGCCCGTCGCAGCGCCTCTCGACTCCTGGCAGCAGCCTAGCGGAACCCGGCCCGGCCGCGCCGGAGAACACGCGCCGCGCCACGGCCGTCCGCACCGCCGACGGGTCGCCGGGCCGACCGTGGTGGCGGTGCGGCGCGGCCGACCCGTACCGCGCTTCCGCGGGGCCCGGTGACCGCCGGGACCGGCCTACTGCTGGGCCTGCTCCTTGGCCTGCCTCTCCTTCTGCTTCTCCTTGAGCCGCAGCGTCTCCTTGCGGACGTCCGTCTGGGTGGCCCGCTCGTGCTGGAGCCAGAGCGGGTTCTCCGCCTTCAGCGCCTCGACCTCGTCGGTGGTCAGCGCCTCGGTGACGCCGCCGCGGGCGAGGCCGGAGATGGAGATGCCGAGCTTGTTCGCGATCACCGGGCGGGGGTGCGGGCCCTCGCGGCGCAGGTCGACCAGCCACGCGGGCGGCTCGGTCTGGAGCGAGCGCAGCTCTTCGCGGGAGACGACGCCCTCCTGGAACTCGGCGGGGGTGGCCCCCAGGTACACACCGAGCTTCTTCGCCGCGGTCGCGGGCTTCATGGTCTGGGTCGTCTTCGGCTTGAGCGTTGTCATGGGGTCAAGGGTATCGAGCGGAAGCCCTCCCTGGTCACGGCCGGTAGCCTGGCCGCGTGACAGATACGGCAGCCCCCTCCTCGTTCCGGCTCGGGTACGTTCCCGGGGTGACCCCCACCAAGTGGGTGCACGTCTGGAAGGAGCGGCTGCCCGACGTCCGGTTGACCCTGGTCCCGGTGCCCGCCGCCGAGGGCGGCGGGCTGCTGCGGGACGGCGGCGCCGACGCCGGTCTGCTGCGGCTGCCGGTGGACCGGACCGTGCTCAGCGCGATCCCGCTCTACGTCGAGACCACGGTGGTGGTGCTCCCCAAGGAGCACCGCCTGGCCGAGGCCGCCGAGCTGACCCTGGCGGAGCTGGCCGAGGAGCTGTTGCAGCACCCGCTGGACGACACGCTGGGCTGGGAGCGGCCCCCGGGCCTGCCCGCGATCGAGCGCCCGGCGACCACGGCGGACGCGGTGGACCTGGTGGAGGCGGGGGTGGGGCTGCTGGTGGTGCCGCAGTCGCTGGCCCGGCTGCACCACCGCCGGGAGCTCACCTACCGGCCGGTGACCGACGCGCCGCAGTCGCAGGTCGCGCTGTCCTGGCCGGAGGAGCGGACCACGGACCTGGTGGAGGAGTTCATCGGGATCGTCCGGGGCCGCACCGTCAACAGCTCGCGGGGCCGGGCCCAGGAGGCGGAGCAGCCGAAGGAGAAGCCGACGAAGCAGGCCAGGGCGAAGGCCGGCCAGCAGCCGAAGCAGGGCCAGAAGCCGGGCCAGGGGCAGAGGCAGGGCCAGAAGCAGGGCCAGAAGCCCGGCCAGCGGCAGGGCCAGCCGTCGAAGCGGGCCGCCGGGGGCGGCAAGCGCGGGCGTCGGTCCTGAGGGCGCCGCGGGCCGCCGGTGGCGGACGGCCTCAGCCGCCCGGCGGCATCGGCCGGACCAGGCCCAGGTCGTAGGCCAGGATCACCGCCTGGATCCGGTCCCGGGCGCCGATCTTCGCCAGCACCCGGCCGACGTGGGTCTTGACCGTGCTCTCCGAGAGCACCAGCCGCTCGGCTATCTCGCCGTTGCTCCAGCCCTGCCCGATGGCGAGCAGGATCTGGTACTCCCGCTCGGTCAGCGCCCGCAGCCTGGGGTGGGCCTGCGGGTCCGCCTCGGCGGGCGCGCCGGGCAGGTGGTGCGCGTAGGCGTCCAGCAGTCGGCGGGTCAGGCCGGGGGCGATCACCGCGTCCCCGGCGGCCACCGCCCGGATCCCGGCCAGCAGTTCCTCCGGCAGCGCGTCCTTGAGCAGGAACCCGCTGGCCCCGGCCCGCAGCGCGGCGTGCGCGTAGTCGTCGAGGTCGAAGGTGGTCAGCACCAGGACCCGGGAGCGGCCACCGGCGGCCACGATCCGGCGGGTGGCCTCGATGCCGTCCACGCCGGGCATCCGGACGTCCATCAGCACCACGTCCGGGCGCAGGTCGGCCACCTGGCGGACGGCCTCCGCCCCGTTCGCGGCCTCGCCGACCACCTGCGTGCCGGGGGCGCTGTCCAGCAGCATCCGGAAGCCGAAGCGCTGCAACGGCTGGTCGTCGACGATCAGGACGGTGGTCATGGGGCCGCTCCCGCCAGCGGCGCCCGGTCCAGCAGCGCCTCCACCACCCAGCCGCCGCCGGGCCGCCGCGCGACCGTGACCGAGCCGCCGTACAGCGCCGCGCGCTCGCGCATCCCGGCGATGCCCTGGCCCTCGCCCTGCGGCGGCCGGGCCGCGCCCGGCTCGGCCCGGCCGGGCGGACGGCCGCTGTCCTCGACCCGGACCAGCACCCCGTCGCCCTCGACGGCCACGGTCAGCTGTGCCCGGGTGCTGCTCCCGGCGTGCTTGAGGGTGTTGGTGAGGGCTTCCTGGACGATCCGGTAGACCGCCAGCTGCCGACCCCGGTCCAGCGCGTCCACGTCCCCGACGGTGCGGTAGGTGACCGCCGGGCCCGCCGCGCGGACCCGGGCGCAGAGCTCGTCCAGGTCGGCGAGCCCGGGCTGCGGGCTGTACTCCGGGCCCTGCGGCCGCTCCTCGCGCAGCACGCCGAGCATCCGGCGCAGCTCGTCCAGGGCCTGGCGGCCGGTACCGGCGATCAGCCTGAGGGCCTCCCGGCTGTGCTCGGGGGCGACCGCGGCGGCGTAGCTGCCGCCGTCGGCGAGACCGATGATCACGGCGAGGTTGTGGCCGATGATGTCGTGCATCTCCCGGGCGACCCGGGTCCGCTCGGCGGCGGCGGCCAGGCGGCTGCGCTGGTCGCGTTCCACCTCCAGCCGGGCGGCCCGCTCCCGCAGCGCCTCCAGGTAGGCGGTGCCGATCCGCAG includes these proteins:
- a CDS encoding phospholipase C codes for the protein MAISTGRARHGQRAAALLGAAALVAAAGTSTAWAGNGGDHHRPKPPGHTTTTTPIKHLVVIYDENVSFDHYFGTYPKAANTDGTKFTAAKNTPKKINTEAAAGLLTKNPNLYAPARLTSSEVLTCDQNHSYTPEQLAFDGGKNDLFVQNTSKDTCSGGLYGAPGLAMDYYDGNTVTGLWNYAQQYTLADNAFDATYGPSTPGALNLISGQTHGVVSVTGTGSTTNPTLTTTPDPYTVHSPNAQGVGTVNADPDPAYDDCADNDHTSGSALGEMTGQNIGDLLNKKDVTWGWFQGGFTPSTPYTGVAGTYAKCGGTTHANVGGAQAEDYSPHHDPFQYYKSTSNPHHTAPKNLAEVGHNGQANHQYDLSYFDQAVAADDLPAVSFLKAAEYQDGHAGYSDPKDEQDFLIKEINELQKSPEWSSTAVVIAYDDSDGWYDHVYHAPTNGSSDSTQDAAACVAAASAKAPTDGYLDRCGPGVREPLLVISPYAKTNTVDHTFLTQPSVLSFIENNWRTGRVGGGSFDATAGNLESAFDFRDPNNKQVLLNTDGSVASVTRIHHWDNQDTPQSLPLTETAATSSTSGSATDSALLGAAALAGLGTAYTIARRNRRRGNAS
- the metH gene encoding methionine synthase codes for the protein MEKSSETRLRELLAQRVAVLDGAWGTMLQGVALTPADYRGGLIPADHPRDVTGDPDLLNLTRPDVILDVHRQYLAAGADITTTNTFTATGIGQADYGLEGLVREMNVRGARLARQAADEFGGRFVAGSVGPLNVTLSLSPKVDDPAYRAVSYDQVFDAYAEQFLALREGGVDLLMIETIFDTLNAKAAIAAAREVTPELPLWISVTIVDLSGRTLSGQTVEAFWDSVEHAKPLVVGLNCSLGADEIRPHLVELARLADTHVACHPNAGLPNAFGGYDQTPEVTGRLVGEFAAAGLVDIVGGCCGTTPAHIGRIAEAVAGLPPRTAPAARTASRFSGLEPFEIGPDTGFVMIGERTNVTGSAKFRKLIEGNDHQAAVNVALEQVRGGANLLDVNMDADLLDSEQAMTTFLNLIATEPEVARIPIMVDSSRWSVLEAGLKCVQGKGVVNSISLKEGEQPFLEQARKIRSYGAGAVVMAFDEQGQADTVARKVEICGRAYDLLTQRAGFAAEDIIFDPNVLAVATGIAEHNGYAKAFIEALPLIKRRCPGARTSGGISNLSFSFRGNDVIREAMHSAFLFHAVAAGLDMGIVNAGQLAVYQDLPAELLELVEDVIFDRRPDATDRLVAHAGKVTGSGTRREVDLSWREAPVEERLAHALVHGIVDFIVDDTEEARQRAARPLDVIEGPLMDGMKIVGDLFGSGRMFLPQVVKSARVMKRSVAYLEPYIEAGKAEAGEDGAGAARGNGKVVLATVKGDVHDIGKNIVGVVLGCNNYEVVDLGVMVPAATILDTAVAEGAAAVGLSGLITPSLDQMVAVAEEMQRRGLKIPLLIGGATTSRQHTAVRIAPAYDRTTVHVLDASRVVGVVADLLDTDRAGVLDTANRAEQARLRDLHETRRQQPLLTLEQARANRERVDFGEPPVPAFTGVRTVEPDLAELRELIDWQFFFLAWELKGKYPAILEQPAARELFDEGNALLDELIDGGLLRARGAYGFWPARGEGDDVVLDRVRFPMLRQQTAKPEGRANRCLADYLAPEGDHLGGFAVSIQGADAVAARYEAEQDDYKSIMVKALADRLAEAFAEYVHLRARRDWFEPDADPALAELHAERFRGIRPALGYPASPDHSLKRELFDLLRAEAVGMGLTTSFAMTPAASVSGLIFAHPESKYFTVGRLGLDQVEDYARRRGLDLRETEAWLRPNLDYDPR
- a CDS encoding DUF5997 family protein, which encodes MTTLKPKTTQTMKPATAAKKLGVYLGATPAEFQEGVVSREELRSLQTEPPAWLVDLRREGPHPRPVIANKLGISISGLARGGVTEALTTDEVEALKAENPLWLQHERATQTDVRKETLRLKEKQKERQAKEQAQQ
- a CDS encoding LysR family substrate-binding domain-containing protein; protein product: MTDTAAPSSFRLGYVPGVTPTKWVHVWKERLPDVRLTLVPVPAAEGGGLLRDGGADAGLLRLPVDRTVLSAIPLYVETTVVVLPKEHRLAEAAELTLAELAEELLQHPLDDTLGWERPPGLPAIERPATTADAVDLVEAGVGLLVVPQSLARLHHRRELTYRPVTDAPQSQVALSWPEERTTDLVEEFIGIVRGRTVNSSRGRAQEAEQPKEKPTKQARAKAGQQPKQGQKPGQGQRQGQKQGQKPGQRQGQPSKRAAGGGKRGRRS
- a CDS encoding response regulator transcription factor; the encoded protein is MTTVLIVDDQPLQRFGFRMLLDSAPGTQVVGEAANGAEAVRQVADLRPDVVLMDVRMPGVDGIEATRRIVAAGGRSRVLVLTTFDLDDYAHAALRAGASGFLLKDALPEELLAGIRAVAAGDAVIAPGLTRRLLDAYAHHLPGAPAEADPQAHPRLRALTEREYQILLAIGQGWSNGEIAERLVLSESTVKTHVGRVLAKIGARDRIQAVILAYDLGLVRPMPPGG
- a CDS encoding sensor histidine kinase, whose translation is MTGGAAEEAIWGHPLVARALRIWRRLRRGDRERPWAADALLVAVVLLVFCLPDLRHGSHQAPGDRVDRLPLTMALGLQFALALPLLWRRRRPTAVFAAISAVFVAQWAWNVWLHADIAFFVALYSVARHAPLRRLPWVAAGTAAALGLVAFRVSVVLSPLVALFFLYSAATAAAVLGLALRIGTAYLEALRERAARLEVERDQRSRLAAAAERTRVAREMHDIIGHNLAVIIGLADGGSYAAAVAPEHSREALRLIAGTGRQALDELRRMLGVLREERPQGPEYSPQPGLADLDELCARVRAAGPAVTYRTVGDVDALDRGRQLAVYRIVQEALTNTLKHAGSSTRAQLTVAVEGDGVLVRVEDSGRPPGRAEPGAARPPQGEGQGIAGMRERAALYGGSVTVARRPGGGWVVEALLDRAPLAGAAP